Part of the Rhodohalobacter sp. 614A genome is shown below.
AGGTGAAATTATTGAACTCGCTGTTGAGGAAGGAGATTTTGTAAGAGCAGGAGATCTCCTTGTTCGGATCAAACCGGACATTTACCAGGCACAAATCGATAATTTGAATGCAAACCTTCTCACTCAGCAATCCCGAATGGAACAGGCCCGGGCCAATATGTTGCAGGCTGAAGTTGAATATGAGCAAAATAAACAACTCTATGATCAGGATTTGATCTCTGATTTAGAGTACAAGCAGTCTCTAAACAATTTTGAAGCCCAGAAGGCAAACTTTAAAGCGGCCGAGTATCAGATTGAAAGTGCACGGGCACAGTTAAGACAGGCTGAGGAAGAACTTGAGCAGACTGTGATTCGCGCTCCCCAGGATGGCACAATTACCCAGTTAGCCGTTGAACAGGGTGAAAGAGTTCTTGGGCAGTCTCAAATGGCTGGTACGGAAATGATGAGTGTGGCCCGCCTTGAGCAAATGGAAATAGAAGTGGATGTAAATGAGAACGACATTGTAAATGTCAGCCTTTCGGATACAGCCAGTATTGAAGTAGACGCATATCCCAATCGGTCTTTTGAAGGTGTGGTTACTGAAATCGCCAATTCCGCAGAAGTAACCGATCAGGGATCGGCAGAGCAGATTACTAATTATAAAGTAAAAATCAGGATTACAACTCCGCACAATTTAGATCAGTCTTCGGCAGATTTTCTTGCGATAAATGTAAGTGAAAATCCGGAGCAGAATTTTGTACCGAATTTTAAACCGGGAATGTCTGCCACTGTGGATGTAAAAACAAATACTGTGTATAACGTGGTTGCAGTTCCAATTCAATCTGTAACCGTTCGGGACTTCGCAACGGATACTACCACAACCGAAACTGATGCTTCTTCAATAAGAAATGAATCTGAGAACCGTTTGGGCAGCCAGGAAGATTTTAGAAAAGTTGTTTTTGTAAATGAAGAAGGGACCGCAAAAAGGGTAGAAGTTGAGACTGGAATCAGCGATAATACTTTTATGCAAATTATGAGTGGCCTGGATGCCGGGCAAGAAGTTGTAACAGGTAGTTACAGAGTTCTCTCTCGTGAACTGCAAGATGGTGATAAAATTACAGTAAGCAACAATAATAATTAAGTTCGGCAAAGGAGGATGTAGAATGGCAAAGAAAGTTATCGAGATTAAAAACCTGTCTAAACACTACCAAATGGGACAGACATTGGTTAAAGCACTGGACGGAGTTTCCTTTGATGTCGAAGAAAATGAATATATAGCTATTATGGGGCCATCCGGTTCTGGTAAATCTACGTTGATGAACTTAATCGGATGCCTGGATACGCCAACCACCGGAGAATACATTTTAAATAGTCAGCGTGTAAGTGAACTGGATGACTCAGAACTCGCGCAAATAAGAAACCGGGAAATTGGATTTGTATTTCAAACGTTTAATTTGCTTCCAAGAACGGATTGCCTGAGTAATGTAGAATTACCTCTCATCTATTCTGGAATCAAGAGCTCGGTCAGAAAGGATAAAGCGACTCAAACTCTCACCAAGGTTGGTTTAGGTGATCGTTTGGATCATAAACCCAATGAACTTTCTGGTGGACAGCGTCAACGTGTGGCTATTGCACGTGCACTGGTAAACGACCCGTCTATACTTCTTGCCGATGAACCGACGGGTAACCTGGACACAAAAACCGGTGAAGAAATTATGTTGCTCTTCGAAGAACTTCACAGGGCGGGGAATACCATTATTCTGGTTACACACGAAAACGATATAGCCAATCACGCCAGGCGTATTGTCAGGCTTCGGGATGGCAAAATTGAGATAGACCAAAAGGTAGCCAATCCCACACTTGCCAATGTTGATACGCATCTTCTGGAAGTATAGAATCTCCCTCATCCAAATATTTTAAATTTCATTCTGAAGAAACCAAAAGAACTTCGGTAGTGTTTATTTCTCAGTATATGAGAGTTTCAAATGTCAATTTCGGCACCGCAACGAAGAGAATCCAGAAATGCGATTTGAATATCTTGTTTGAGAAACTTTCGGTTTTTCTAAAGCAACTGTAAAATTGGTATTTTTACCATCCAATGTTACAAGTAGTTGATGAGTGTCTGAAAAAAATTACAGAAAGTATTGTTAAAATGATACGTTCGTTTTAACTGAATTCCACTGGAACCCCCATTATATGGTCATTATCTTTGGATAGATAACATATTCCCAAGACAGGGAATTCAAGGCGTAACTTTAAGCCGAATCAACGTATATTTAAGAGTTAAAAAAACATTCAATCATAGTTAAATTCATTGAATTACCAGGACAATAATTATTCTCCCAACACACAGTTTTCTATTTTCCCCCCGGCAGTAAAACATCTTCTGATTGTTAATTTGCTCGTTTTTGTAGCCTTAACAAACCCCATGCTGCAAAACATTTTAATGCGTTTTGGTGCATTATGGCCAATCGGTTCCGGACTTTTTGCGCCGTGGCAGCTGGTTACTTATATGTTTCTGCACGGAAGTTTCAGCCATGTTCTTTTTAATCTTTTTGCATTATGGATATTTGGGCAAGGAATTGAGAACTACTGGGGAACAAAACGGTTTACAGTCTATTACTTTTTAACAGGAATCGGAGCCGCTCTTCTCCATATGTGGATTGGAGGAACAGGTGCGCCTACAGTTGGTGCTTCTGGTGCCGTGTACGGTATTTTGCTTGCATTCGGAATGATGTTTCCGAATCGATACATCATGCTTTTAATTCCTCCCATACCGATTAAAGCGAAATATTTCGTTGCAATTTTTGGTGCTATAGAATTGTTCTCAGGAGTGATGAGACCCGATAGCGGTATCGCACACTTTGCCCATTTAGGCGGAATGATTGTTGGATTTATTCTGATTAAATACTGGGGCGTAAAAGGCGAAGATGATTATTAATATCCTTTGAATATGTACGAGCAAGATTCTTTTTTTAATGCCATGAAGCGTGGGTTCATGAGAATCCCGTCCGTTATTCGTACAATCATTGCCATAAGTGTGATTGTTTTTATCATACAGGCAGTTGTTGGATCTATCCGTGTCGGAAATACATCCATCAATCATTATATCATTCAATATCTGGCATTTGATCCGAATCTATTCACAGCCATTACACAGCCATGGCGGTTTTTCACCTATATTTTTCTGCACGGTGGTGGATTCCACCTGTTATTCAATATGCTTTGGCTTTGGTGGATGGGAAGATCTGTTGAGGAAACCATAGGTCCGCGTTCATTCTCAGTATTGTTTTTTGGTTCCGGAATCGGAGGAGCCGTTTTTCATATCGCCCTTTCCTTTTTGTACGGAACAAGTTACGTGATTGGAGCTTCCGGTGCCGTTTTTGGAGTGATGGTGGCCTTCGCTTACATGTTTCCGCGGATGCCCATTATGCTCTTGTTTTTACCGCCGATTGAAGCTCGTTTTGTGGTGGCCGGTTTGATTGCCCTCGACGTACTGTTTATTGGTGCAGGCGATAATGTTGCCAGGCTTGTCCATTTAGGCGGTGCGGGTGTTGGTTATCTTCTGATTAAAGCTCATTATCAGGGAAAAGATCTCTCATCAATTGTACGGCCAATTGAGAGACTTTGGCAGGAAAAGCCAAAAAAAGCAAAGCGGAAAAAGAATAAGAATATGTATTCAGTAAGCGATGTTGAGATTGTTGAAGAAAAAAATCAATCTGAGTTGGACGAAATTCTTGAGAAAATTTCCAAACAAGGATATGACGGATTGACCAAAGAAGAGAAAAAGAAATTATTCGATTTAAGTAAAAAGAACTAAGTGTCACTTTCGTTTAAGAAACAAAATTAAAGGTTTTAATTAATGTTAACTGATTACTGTTAACTGAATTTATGAATCCAATAGAAAGAAGAAAATCCATCACTGTACAAGTTGGGGATGTCCCAGTTGGGGGAGACCATCCAATTGTTGTCCAAAGTATGACCAACACAGATACGGCCGATATTGATGAGACCGTTGATCAAATTGATCATCTGCATCAGGCTGGTTCTGAACTTGTCAGAATTACTGTGAATAATGACGAGGCAGCCAAAGCCGTCCCGCATATCAAGGAGAAACTAATCAATCGGGGAGTTACGGTTCCGATTATCGGCGATTTTCACTATAACGGACACCTTCTTCTGACCAGGTATCCGGAGATGGCGCAATCACTTGCCAAATTCAGAATTAATCCGGGAAATACCGGCACAAAAACACGTGATAAGAATTTTTGTACCATTGTTGAACAAGCCATCAAATACGACAAACCTGTTCGGATTGGAGTAAACTGGGGATCGCTAGACCAACAGTTATTGGCTCAAAAAATGGATGAAAACAATCAGAAAGAAAATCCGAAATCATCCAAAGCAGTCATGCTCGATACGATGGTTGAAAGTGCCCGCCGCTCTACCGCTTTGGCCGAAGATGTTGGTTTGCCTTCGAATAAAATTATTGTGAGCTGTAAAATGTCCGGCGTACAGGATTTAATTAATGTCTACCAACGGATTGCTGAGGATCTGGATTATCCTCTTCATCTTGGATTGACAGAGGCCGGAATGGGAATGAAAGGTACGGTAGCAAGTTCAGTTGCGCTGTCTGTCCTCTTGCAAAAAGGAATCGGAGATACAATTCGGGTTTCATTAACACCTATGCCCGGAGCCGACCGGGCGGAAGAAGTTCGGATTTCGCAACAGATTCTGCAGTCAATGGGAATTCGAAATTTCATTCCACAGGTCACATCTTGTCCGGGTTGCGGACGAACAAAAAGCACCTATTTTCAGGAATTGGCTGATGAAATCCAGAACTACATTGTTGAAGAGATGCCGATTTGGAGAGAAATTTATCCAGGCGTAGAAGAGATGGATGTAGCTGTCATGGGATGCATTGTAAATGGTCCGGGAGAATCACGGCATGCCAATATCGGAATTTCGCTGCCGGGAACTTTTGAAGAACCCAAAGCCCCTGTTTATGTTGATGGTGAGCATTTTATCACACTTCGGGGAGATAATATTGGAGCTGAATTCCGAAAAATTCTTGAAGATTATATCATGAAGAATTACGGAAGTAAAGAGACCGTTGACGCCTGATTTGTGCCAGTTTACTTTGTGTACTAGAAATTCAATTCCTGGATTTTATTTCTGACTTATTGGGTCTTTTGGGATTTGAGCTTTTTCAAATAAATTTTGAAGGAGTTTTTTAATAAAGGATATTTCAGCAATTCTACCTGATAAATCTTAAAAGGTGTTTCTCGATCAATGTTCTTTCGTTCAAATTCTGTGAATGAACGAATTGATTAAATTCATAGATTTGTATTTTGGCTGAGGAATAGATCACGCTAAGATCAAAAAATAACGAGCTACGTTTATGTCCGTCTACAGAATCCTTTCAGTTACCCTATTCTTATCATTTTTTTTGATGGGAATATTTGGATGCCAAAAATCAGAAGAAACGGCTGAACAAGATACTGACAAATACGATCAGGCAGTGGCTGATTTCTATATGAGCCTTGGGGCCAGCGAAACAGATCAAACACGTTTTGCTTTCAATAAAATGAATGACGTAGCCCTGGCTTTTCCTGAAGAAACATCTGCTTGGGCTAATCTGGCCGTTTTTGCCATGCGCCAGGGAAATTTTACTCTTGCAAATGAACGTATCGGTCAGGCTCTGGAATTGAACCCGGATCATCCCGAGGTGTTACATCTGGCCGGGCTTATCGCAAGCCGGCAGGGAAATATTGCGGAAGCCATTGAGTATTTCCGGCAGGCCGCACCTTCAGGAGATCCGCGCGTTTTATATGCACTGGCCCAGGAATTGGAGCGTGAGAATCCCACCGGAAATGCAGATGAAATCAAAAAAACTCTTCAACAGCTTCTTGAGATCAATGAAAATAACCAGGTTGTTTTGCTTGAATTGGCCAGAATTGCCATCAGGGAGCAAAATGCAGAAGCTGCCACTCAGTATTTAACCAACCTTGAAGGGTTATCTGATAGTTGGAACCCACTCAACCGTGAGCAGCTTGGAATCCTTTTTGAACTTTTAGAAGAGCAAAATTTTTCAGATTTGTCCCTTGAACTTTCATTTTTGAGAAGCGGCCTTGAATCGCAGCCACGTTTCCAGGATGATTTGTTAACGGTACAGCTGCCACCAACCAATGTGGGATTTCTGATAACCGAGTTTATTCATTTAAATCAACCCGAAGTTCAAGCCGCTGAACCGGATTTGGAAATGCAGCTCACCCGCCACTCTCTGGATCTTCCCACCGAGCAGGCAGTTTGGGTAAAAGGGGTTACACTTTTGGATGATGCTCCGCCATTTCCAATTGTCGTTGCCGACGGCCAAATCCTGATTGATGGGCAGACACAGCTTGATTTTCCCGGCTCAACGGATTCAAAACTTTCTATAAATGTAGTGACTGAAATCGACTACGATTATGATTTTCGTAATGATTTGGCGGCAGCGGGTTCAACCGGATTTAAACTTTTCCGGCTAAATGATGATCGGACATTTTCGGATATCACTTCCGGTTTGGGACTTTCAAACAGTGTTGTAAATGGAAGTTATACCGGCGTTTGGGCGTTTGATGTAGAAATGGATGGAGATTTGGACCTGTTATTATCAGCTTCAAATAACTCATTTGTATTGAGAAATAACGGAGACGGAACCTTTACAAGAATCACTCCATTCAATGAAAATCAGGGAATCGAACAGTTTTTATGGGCTGATCTGGACGGTGAAGGAACTCCCGAAGCAATCATATTAACGTCCGCCGGTTCACTGATTGTTTATAAAAATCTCCGTGGAGGTTCGTTTGATGATGGAAATCAATTAGCCCAAAATATAGCCGCCATTGCTGTAGGCGATATGGATGCCAATGCCCAATTTGAAATCATCGCGGCAACTCAAAGTGGTTCGCTATTTAGTCACAATTATTCACTTGAAACAGGTGAATGGCAATCGGGATCATTCATTCAAAATGGAATTCCTTCACTTGATTTGAAAGCAACTTCTTTGTTTACTGCTGATCTCGATAATAACGGTTCAATTGATCTGATTTTGTCAACAAACGATGCGACTCATGTTTGGCTTGGCGATGAAAATCGAAATCCGGTAAAACTTAAGGGAAGCTTGCCCGGCAGAATCTATTCTGTTTTTGATGTTGAAGGAGATGAAAAACTGGATTTGTTGGGAATTGCTGATGATTTGTCCCCATTTTACTTGAAGGCAGAAACTACGAAAGAATACTTTGCCAGATCGATTCGTGCCCAGGCTTCAGGTTCAACCGGAGATCAAAGAATCAACTCTTTCGGAATTGGGGGAGAAATGGAGGTTCGATCCGGCCTTCTTTATCAAAAACAGTTGATTTCATCACCTATTGTTCATTTTGGTTTGGGAGAATATGAAGAAGCCCAAATGCTTAGAATCATATGGCCCAACGGATCGGTTCAGGCCGAATTTGCAGAACTTGGAATGGGATCCACCATTTTCAACGAACAGATTTTGAAAGGGTCCTGTCCGTGGTTGTTTACACACGATGGCGAGAAAATGCAGTTTATTACGGATATTCTGTGGAGGTCGCCTCTTGGGTTGAGAATCAATGCGCAAGAGACCGCTGGTGTGGTTCAAACATTGGATCGTGTGAAAATTCCTGCAGAAATGCTTGTGGCAGAAAACGGAATCTATAGTCTCCGAATTACAGCAGAACTTTGGGAATCTCACTTCTTTGATCACGTTCAATTGGTGGCAGTAGATCATCCTGTGGGCACAGAAATATTTGTTGATGAGCGGTTTGTCTTTCCGGCCCCGGATCTTTCAACGAAGTTAATAGGCGCCCTTCAACCGGTTCAAAAAGTAACTGATCAGAAGGGCAACGATTTAACGAATGAAATTACGAACATTGATCAGGATTACATTCAGCCATTCGAAAAAACAAAATACCAGGGACTGGCAAAAGAGCATTTCATTGAGATTACTCTTCAAAACGAAAATGTTGGAAAACAGGAGTTATTGGTATTACATGGCTGGCTTCGCCCAACCGACAGCTCCATAAATCTTGCATTAAGCCAGGGAAGTATAGAAGCGCCCAAGGGATTAAAAGTTGAATTTCTGAGCGATGCCGGAAATTGGAAAACTCTTTATGAAAATTTTGGAATCCCCGCGGGAAAAACGAAAACCCTTCTACTTGACCTGGAAGGAGTTTTGGAAAATCAGGAAGATCGAAAAATACGGCTGACAACCACGTCAGAAATTTATTGGGATGGGATTTTCCAGGCTGAGAAGATGGATTCAGGAAAAATCATAGAAACTGAACTTGAGTCGGTAAAAATGGAATTGCAATATCGGGGTTTTTCAGAATGGTCTCGGGCTGACTCCACTTCCCCAATGCTTCCGGACTACAACGAAATTTCCAGCACAACCCAGCGCTGGAGAGATCTCGAAGGCTTTCACACGCGGTTTGGTGATGTGAGTGAGTTGCTCGAAAAAGTGGATGACCGCTATGTTATTATGAATGCTGGCGATGAGATAGAACTTCAGTTTAAAGAAGGAAATCCCCCGCAGGAAGGATATCAGAGAAGTTTTGTATTTGTATCTGACGGCTGGGAGAAAGACGGTGATTATAATACAGAAGCATCTGCAACTGTTCTGCCTTTGCCGTATCATGGTCAGGCCGATTATGAATATGGTGGTGGAGGCTTGCTTTGGGAGGATCCCGTCTATCAAAAACACAAAGAAGATTGGGTAAATTATCATACAAGATATATCACTCCTGCTGCCTTCCGTTCGGCCTTGTTATTCGGTGAAGAGGAGTAAATGTGTATATTGTATTGATCTCTCAGTAAAAAAGTTTTTATGAAGAAAGAACACGTTAAAAAATCAGTTGTGATCCTGATTTTTCTCATTCTTGTTTCCATACCTTTTGGGATGAAGAAGTACGATGAGTTTGTCAATTCTGAGAAGTTC
Proteins encoded:
- a CDS encoding rhomboid family intramembrane serine protease; amino-acid sequence: MNYQDNNYSPNTQFSIFPPAVKHLLIVNLLVFVALTNPMLQNILMRFGALWPIGSGLFAPWQLVTYMFLHGSFSHVLFNLFALWIFGQGIENYWGTKRFTVYYFLTGIGAALLHMWIGGTGAPTVGASGAVYGILLAFGMMFPNRYIMLLIPPIPIKAKYFVAIFGAIELFSGVMRPDSGIAHFAHLGGMIVGFILIKYWGVKGEDDY
- the ispG gene encoding flavodoxin-dependent (E)-4-hydroxy-3-methylbut-2-enyl-diphosphate synthase → MNPIERRKSITVQVGDVPVGGDHPIVVQSMTNTDTADIDETVDQIDHLHQAGSELVRITVNNDEAAKAVPHIKEKLINRGVTVPIIGDFHYNGHLLLTRYPEMAQSLAKFRINPGNTGTKTRDKNFCTIVEQAIKYDKPVRIGVNWGSLDQQLLAQKMDENNQKENPKSSKAVMLDTMVESARRSTALAEDVGLPSNKIIVSCKMSGVQDLINVYQRIAEDLDYPLHLGLTEAGMGMKGTVASSVALSVLLQKGIGDTIRVSLTPMPGADRAEEVRISQQILQSMGIRNFIPQVTSCPGCGRTKSTYFQELADEIQNYIVEEMPIWREIYPGVEEMDVAVMGCIVNGPGESRHANIGISLPGTFEEPKAPVYVDGEHFITLRGDNIGAEFRKILEDYIMKNYGSKETVDA
- a CDS encoding efflux RND transporter periplasmic adaptor subunit; the protein is MANKKSPTKKLLKILGIIVVLIVVLGVVAKFAGWLDGGPTEKSVETEIIELRTITQIVSASGRIQPEVEVIIRPDVSGEIIELAVEEGDFVRAGDLLVRIKPDIYQAQIDNLNANLLTQQSRMEQARANMLQAEVEYEQNKQLYDQDLISDLEYKQSLNNFEAQKANFKAAEYQIESARAQLRQAEEELEQTVIRAPQDGTITQLAVEQGERVLGQSQMAGTEMMSVARLEQMEIEVDVNENDIVNVSLSDTASIEVDAYPNRSFEGVVTEIANSAEVTDQGSAEQITNYKVKIRITTPHNLDQSSADFLAINVSENPEQNFVPNFKPGMSATVDVKTNTVYNVVAVPIQSVTVRDFATDTTTTETDASSIRNESENRLGSQEDFRKVVFVNEEGTAKRVEVETGISDNTFMQIMSGLDAGQEVVTGSYRVLSRELQDGDKITVSNNNN
- a CDS encoding FG-GAP-like repeat-containing protein, encoding MGIFGCQKSEETAEQDTDKYDQAVADFYMSLGASETDQTRFAFNKMNDVALAFPEETSAWANLAVFAMRQGNFTLANERIGQALELNPDHPEVLHLAGLIASRQGNIAEAIEYFRQAAPSGDPRVLYALAQELERENPTGNADEIKKTLQQLLEINENNQVVLLELARIAIREQNAEAATQYLTNLEGLSDSWNPLNREQLGILFELLEEQNFSDLSLELSFLRSGLESQPRFQDDLLTVQLPPTNVGFLITEFIHLNQPEVQAAEPDLEMQLTRHSLDLPTEQAVWVKGVTLLDDAPPFPIVVADGQILIDGQTQLDFPGSTDSKLSINVVTEIDYDYDFRNDLAAAGSTGFKLFRLNDDRTFSDITSGLGLSNSVVNGSYTGVWAFDVEMDGDLDLLLSASNNSFVLRNNGDGTFTRITPFNENQGIEQFLWADLDGEGTPEAIILTSAGSLIVYKNLRGGSFDDGNQLAQNIAAIAVGDMDANAQFEIIAATQSGSLFSHNYSLETGEWQSGSFIQNGIPSLDLKATSLFTADLDNNGSIDLILSTNDATHVWLGDENRNPVKLKGSLPGRIYSVFDVEGDEKLDLLGIADDLSPFYLKAETTKEYFARSIRAQASGSTGDQRINSFGIGGEMEVRSGLLYQKQLISSPIVHFGLGEYEEAQMLRIIWPNGSVQAEFAELGMGSTIFNEQILKGSCPWLFTHDGEKMQFITDILWRSPLGLRINAQETAGVVQTLDRVKIPAEMLVAENGIYSLRITAELWESHFFDHVQLVAVDHPVGTEIFVDERFVFPAPDLSTKLIGALQPVQKVTDQKGNDLTNEITNIDQDYIQPFEKTKYQGLAKEHFIEITLQNENVGKQELLVLHGWLRPTDSSINLALSQGSIEAPKGLKVEFLSDAGNWKTLYENFGIPAGKTKTLLLDLEGVLENQEDRKIRLTTTSEIYWDGIFQAEKMDSGKIIETELESVKMELQYRGFSEWSRADSTSPMLPDYNEISSTTQRWRDLEGFHTRFGDVSELLEKVDDRYVIMNAGDEIELQFKEGNPPQEGYQRSFVFVSDGWEKDGDYNTEASATVLPLPYHGQADYEYGGGGLLWEDPVYQKHKEDWVNYHTRYITPAAFRSALLFGEEE
- a CDS encoding ABC transporter ATP-binding protein, producing the protein MAKKVIEIKNLSKHYQMGQTLVKALDGVSFDVEENEYIAIMGPSGSGKSTLMNLIGCLDTPTTGEYILNSQRVSELDDSELAQIRNREIGFVFQTFNLLPRTDCLSNVELPLIYSGIKSSVRKDKATQTLTKVGLGDRLDHKPNELSGGQRQRVAIARALVNDPSILLADEPTGNLDTKTGEEIMLLFEELHRAGNTIILVTHENDIANHARRIVRLRDGKIEIDQKVANPTLANVDTHLLEV
- a CDS encoding rhomboid family intramembrane serine protease, whose amino-acid sequence is MYEQDSFFNAMKRGFMRIPSVIRTIIAISVIVFIIQAVVGSIRVGNTSINHYIIQYLAFDPNLFTAITQPWRFFTYIFLHGGGFHLLFNMLWLWWMGRSVEETIGPRSFSVLFFGSGIGGAVFHIALSFLYGTSYVIGASGAVFGVMVAFAYMFPRMPIMLLFLPPIEARFVVAGLIALDVLFIGAGDNVARLVHLGGAGVGYLLIKAHYQGKDLSSIVRPIERLWQEKPKKAKRKKNKNMYSVSDVEIVEEKNQSELDEILEKISKQGYDGLTKEEKKKLFDLSKKN